AGGTCGCTGTTCGCACTGGCACTCGGCGTCGCACTCGGCGCGGTCACCCGGCACACCCGCATCGCCATGCCGCTGTCAGTGCTCCTGGTCGGTGCCGGCCAACTCGCCGGCCGGGCCCTGCGCGGACGATTCGATCTGCCCTTCTGGACCATGCAGTGGACCGAAACGGCCGCCTACCTGGCACTCACCCTCGCCCTGACCGGAATCGCCTACCTGGTGATCCGACGCCAAGCCTGACCATGAAGGAGATCACGATGGCCCACAACCCGAAATTCATCCGCCGACGGCTCGGCACGACGGTCTTGGTCGTAGTGGCCGTGCTCGTCGCCGCGGTACTCCTCGCTGGTGTGATCGTGCTGCTGGGCTGAAGCGCCTGCGTGGTGAGCTGGCCTCAGCTACGGTCTGGAGAACCCGGAGCCAGACGTTTGGCCACGTCCAGCCGCACCTCACCGTACGGCTGGATGTGCTGCCAGAACAGCGGGGTCAGTCCGCGCCGGTCGGCGGGTTTGAGCAGCTTGGCCCATTCCGGATCGGCGAGGATGTCCTGCAGCATCAGGGTGTTGATGTATATGAGCGCGGTCTGCAGGATGCGCAGGCACAACACGCTCATCTCCAGCTCCTCGCGCCGGTTGGTGGCGATGTCGCCGCCCTTGCCGTAGAAGATGACGCTGTTGGCGCCGTTGGAGGACTCCACCACGTTGAGCCCTTCCTGGATCTCCCGCTGCTCCTCGCGGAAAGGTCTTCTGCGCCCGGCCGACCTCCAGCATGGCCTGGTAGACGTCGTGACCACCTACGGCCTCGACCAGTACGTGCACGCCGCACCCCGCG
The Nonomuraea helvata genome window above contains:
- a CDS encoding Tn3 family transposase, with product MVTTSTRPCWRSAGRRRPFREEQREIQEGLNVVESSNGANSVIFYGKGGDIATNRREELEMSVLCLRILQTALIYINTLMLQDILADPEWAKLLKPADRRGLTPLFWQHIQPYGEVRLDVAKRLAPGSPDRS